The following is a genomic window from Hymenobacter gelipurpurascens.
AGCTTTCATCTTTTGGCACAAGTTGCATCGATAAAAATGAAAACACCCCACCGATTCCGGAGAATCGATGGGGTGTTTTTCCTAATTAGTCGGGAAATCAGTCCTCAGACTTTGATTTCAACGTCTACGCCGCTCGGCAACTCCAGCTTCATCAGAGCATCTACCGTCTTCGAAGAAGTCGAGTAGATATCAACGAGTCGCTTGTAGGTGCAGAGCTGGAACTGCTCACGCGACTTCTTGTTCACGTGGGGCGAACGAAGTACGGTGAACTTCTCCTTGTCGGTTGGCAATGGGATAGGGCCGCTTACGATAGCGCCCGTAGCCTTCACCGCCTTCACAATCTTCTCCGACGATTTGTCAACCAAGTTGTGGTCGTAGGATTTGAGTTTAATGCGAATCTTCTGGTTCATGTCT
Proteins encoded in this region:
- the rpsJ gene encoding 30S ribosomal protein S10; translation: MNQKIRIKLKSYDHNLVDKSSEKIVKAVKATGAIVSGPIPLPTDKEKFTVLRSPHVNKKSREQFQLCTYKRLVDIYSTSSKTVDALMKLELPSGVDVEIKV